In Setaria viridis chromosome 5, Setaria_viridis_v4.0, whole genome shotgun sequence, the genomic stretch CGATGCATGATAGAGATACTCGAGGATAAAAAGACGAGATATGAATTTTAGATGCAGAGACGATAGCTTGGATAGATTTAGCATCTCGATCTCGTCTCTTTGCTGCTCATCACCGGAAAGCTCGAGCCTAGCTAGGGGCGCCTAGCCTTGCGTTGCGTATCTctccccggccggccagccggcctCCCTTTTCTTTGCCTTCTTGGAAAAGATATTTCGTTGGGGTTGGACGCGAAGAAAGGGGCGAGGGAAAGTGGTTCTCATGCGCAAAAGTAGAACCGGAAAATGTATAGTATATGCAATCTGCTACTAGATAGCAAGATTGCCAGCCTCATGATGTGTCCATATcgaatcgatcgatcgatcagagCTGCCGTTTTCAGTCGTCGGTGCATAGGCACCCAACACGCATCAGTCCGGGACGCATATGCGACGCAGCAATCGGTCAACAAAATAGTTACTGGTATCATTGTTCTTTTCACTTGATGATCTTGACCTTTCCACGGTAGTTGGAGATATATGCCACTTTGACAAGTCTAATGATGGAGCTTCGTTCCacattaaaagaaaaaactgtGTTGTTCTGAGTTCTGGCCATATATGTAAGTGGTCAAACATAACAAATTTTAACAGAGTAGATTCTTTGATGTGTCCAGTAAAAAAGAGCGAAGTTCAACGTTCTAGAATTCATCTGGATCAGCGATTGGTTCTTGTGAGAAACGACTCTCCCTACAGTTTCAGATTCGTCATGATCATCATCCTCTCGTGCTGCATGCAGTCCCTCATCACTGCAGTTACATCGATCACTTAACAATGCAGCGGATCAATCTTTGCACATAAAAAAGTATATAACTACAATCTAAAAGGTAAAAACTAAGTACTCATAgatgatgatgaattgatgatgatgactaAATACGTCGTAATCTACTTAACAACAAGACCTTACCGGCCAAGCGAACAGTGCGATGAAACagcaacatgcatgcatgtataatCCACTCACAGGCACAGTGTCATACAAGAACAGTTACCACAGCTACAACAGATTGCTGCTAGTATTCGTCGATCCATTAGGATTTACATACCCAGATGGAGAAATGCTACTGCTCCTCCTTCCAAATCCAGGAAAGCCAGGGTTGCTTCCGCTGCCGCTTCCGAAATAGCTGTAGTGCTGTGACCTGCTTGATGCGCTCGTGCTGCTGGTGTTGGTGGTGCCTAGGGTTTCTAGCGCCTGGACCTGGGACTTGAGGAACTTGAGGTAGCTGGCCGCCTCGTCCAGCATCGACGCCGTGTCCATCTTGCTGCCGCCGGGGACCAGCTTCTGTAGCACGCGGAGGCGCTCGCTCACGCGctcccgccgcagccgcgccgccaccgtctgCGGGTCGCTCGAGATGCGCACGTTCTTGCGCCGGGGCTtctccgtggccgccgccgcggtggagATCTCGGGGCCCAGGTTGACGGGCCGCATGGCGGCCGCGCGGTAGATCATCTCCTTCACCTGCGCCATCGCCTCCATGTCCGGCTCGTacccggcggaggcggcggcgtcgcgcgcgcTGTGCTGGGCGCCGTGGCCGAAGCTGATGctcgtcgccgcgcgccgcttattagcgccgccgcctgggcgcgggaacggcgccggcggcggtgcggtcGTCGCGATGCTGGCGGGGTACTCGTCGGTCACCTTCCGCTTGGCGTGGAGCGCCTGCTGCTGGGACGACGACGCGTGGGTGAACGGCCGCGGCGCCGTGGTGGGCGACATGGTGGACGTCGGCGACACCACCTCGGCTTCGTGGCCGCCGCTGTAGTTGTTCGACTCCCCAGAGGAGATGTTGCCGCCGGTGGTGCCGCTGTAGCTGGAGAGCATGGCGCCGTTCGACACGGCCCCGCCGTCGGCGCAGCCCTCGCCGAGCTCCCTGGTGAACGCGAGCGCCGCGTCGAGGAGGCCGGCATCGAAGACGTCCCCCGTCCCCGCGCCCAAGAACGCGAGCGGGTCACTGTCAATACCCGCGCTGCCTTCGAAGGCGCCGCAATTCGAGGTCACGTGGCACGCTCCGGTGtccccaccgccggcggcggcggcggcaaggaccCCGTCGCACTGGAGCTGCCCAAAGCAGTCTCCGAGGAAGGCCTCGTCCACCTCGAACCGGCCGCATCCAACCTGGCGCGAGAAGTAGTCGTCGACAtggtggccggcgccggcccaGCCAAAGGTAgcgtccatcgccgccgccgccgatcgatCGGTTAATTAAATGACTGGCGCAGGGATTCTGGGACGATGCTATAACTGTGCACTGCACGGAAGAGAGAGGATGCTCCAAGCGTTAGAGGAATATATAATCCATGGCCATACGTAAGAAGAAGAGAATACTACTGCTACGATCCATCTACGTCGAAGAGGGAATCCAAATCGGGTCGCGGAATGAACATCAAGAAACAGTCACACGGGTAATGCATTGATGGGCGGACAAGGACGGGGGGTGAGGGAGATGTCTCGAACCTCATAATTACACTGTCTTTATATTCTTTATTTTCCGCATCCAGCTATGAGATTTGTATGTAGCTAGCTCAAGAACTACACATACGTGCTTACAAAAGCAAGATCTACCACCTCATGCATACGAGAAATCGAGTTGTTCTTATTTTTACAAGATGATTGGATTTGTaagcagcgggaggaggaggtagcTAATTAGATTCGGATGCATGAAATCACGTGTGCTAATGATGGTGAAGCAATTAATAGGGGTTACAGGACCTGTTGTGTTCATACCTTCTCTATCGATGGTTGATGGCAGACGCAGCTTTCGCTTCGCCGACGGAGCGCACCGCGTCACGCGGCTTCCTTAGCTTGTTTCCTCCTACACCGCCGCCCTTGGAAAACACCGTCAACGACGATGGCGCCGAGCCGCCGACGGCCGGCCGGTAAGCTCCGATGAACAACCGGCGAGCCGACGAGAGAAGAGAGTATCTGTAGTGTCCAACACCGGTGACTCTGTATATGCTGGAGTACTAGTAGCTAGCAGTAGTCTAGCATCACTGCACCAACACGAGTGTGCGAGGCGTGAGGTATATATAGGGTATAGTACCTGCAGCAGTGTAGGTATATGGATCGAGTCGAGGCGGAGTGATTGACCAATCAATCAGCTAGCAATCAGAGCTGCGCGGCCGGGCTTCGCGGAAGCGTGCTCGCCGTCTGAGTTAGCTTAGGCGAGCAAGGAAGGGGGAgccggggaggagaggggaagaGAAGAGAGAGCGGAGAGAGGCCTGCCTGAGGAGACAGCACAGATCATATGTGTGGGGATATGGTCCTCCTGTTGATGGCTGCATATGGGCTTCTTTTATAGATCGCTAGCTATGCCtattttcctcctcctcctcgcctacTTATTAActgtctctttctttttttttcaatacaaAAGAAATTAAAGTTATTCCTTGAGAAAAAGATGGTACTGGTAGTACTACTACTACAGCACTGTGTTTGATCATATCACTTGGGGGAATGATGAGTGTGGGCGGCACATGAACATGCATCCATCTACAGTTGACGCGCTCTCATAAATACTCGTCCAAAATCCCCAACCCTTTTTGTGTATATCTCTACAGCTATCTACATATGCGCCACCGTTACGTGTTGCATATGTCGTCCAGTGTTAGATTCTGTTAAAACAGACAATGTTCCCTTTTGTTCGTTCTCTACATACATCAGAACCGGCCGTGTCATGCTCATGCATCAGTCATCATCACAGGTATAAACTAGATTAACAGTGGAGTAGTAGTATTTTATTTTGCCAGACAATACTGGCAGTAGTGTATCCAAATCCAAGTAGTAGCTAGTAGAATACCTCCAGATTTTTCACGTCAAAAGGTTTCCACAACTTTCCTTGGCTCTGGCTCCGATCTGAGGCTCTGCAAGCTTTGTTCGCCTTTGGCACCGCAGCAGGGCTGAGGAATCAGGAGAGGGAAAAGAGATTGACGGCTGCCACGccctctcccctcccctgccctgccctgccctgcccgcTTCAGGGTGCAGACGTGCAGTAAACTTTCTGGACGCCGCTCTCGCCTTTTCTGCATGCCCATTTTTGAGAGGAGCAAGGGGCATCGCCATGTTTGCACGCATCTGGTCGTTGGTGCAGCAGCCCAGGCCGTGTGCCTCTCATCCTGATGCATCACATGGAAGCTCGTAGCTTTATTCCTGGACGTGCACGCATGATTCCCCTCGCCCGGCGTATGACCATGCAAAGCATATATTCACTGCGCGCGGTAGAAGGCGGCCGCAAGGCAACAAAGTTTTACTGAAATGGTGAGCTGACCAACATGCATGCAGTCGGTGAAACCTTTCTCCAGAGCAGTCAGAGCGCAGAGCATGCAAGAGGACAAGAAAAGCTACAGCAGAGAGGTTCGTGGTGATGATGAAGTGGATGCAAGTTGAATTGAATTGAGGGTAAACAGACAAAAATGAATAATAAACTATATGATAGCAATGCAAAGCGAGGAGAGCAAAAGAAAGACCTTGAAGGTTACAGAAACAGAGACAAATTTTAATGATTTATTGGTGCACATAgtaatctattttttttctttagtgtTCAAACGAGATAGGAGACCACACCAAATCTGTATGTGATGTTAGGGTGATGGAGATCTGGACCACATTGATGATGGTGATAGGAAACCAATCTTACAAGGCTAGCTAGGCTTTATTAATTGGAGAGATTATTGTTTGCATGTATTTTTCCCACCAAATGGAGGCGTTTGCTACTAGTTTGGATCACAGTACCACTGACgagtttgtttttcttttggcaaaataGGTATTGTGATCCTTGAACTTTGCAAAATAGGCATTGTG encodes the following:
- the LOC117855038 gene encoding uncharacterized protein; this encodes MDATFGWAGAGHHVDDYFSRQVGCGRFEVDEAFLGDCFGQLQCDGVLAAAAAGGGDTGACHVTSNCGAFEGSAGIDSDPLAFLGAGTGDVFDAGLLDAALAFTRELGEGCADGGAVSNGAMLSSYSGTTGGNISSGESNNYSGGHEAEVVSPTSTMSPTTAPRPFTHASSSQQQALHAKRKVTDEYPASIATTAPPPAPFPRPGGGANKRRAATSISFGHGAQHSARDAAASAGYEPDMEAMAQVKEMIYRAAAMRPVNLGPEISTAAAATEKPRRKNVRISSDPQTVAARLRRERVSERLRVLQKLVPGGSKMDTASMLDEAASYLKFLKSQVQALETLGTTNTSSTSASSRSQHYSYFGSGSGSNPGFPGFGRRSSSISPSGYVNPNGSTNTSSNLL